The Filimonas lacunae genomic sequence GGCTTTAGCGATACCATTTTTGATGTAACCGTAGAAGATAACGGTATAGGCATGCCATCTGATATTATGGAAACCGCCAAAGGCATGGGTTTAAAAAGTATTGCCGACCGCATAAAAGCTTTAAACGGAAGGCTGGAAATACAAAACTTACCCGATAGTGGTACAAGTATTTATATTGAAGTAAGTTTGGAGCAGCAAAACCAGGCTTCGTAATGATTAAAGTAGCAATTGCCGACGACCATTTCATTGTTTTAAACGGCGTTCAGAAAATTCTGGCTTCCACTAACGACATCACATTAACAGGTAGTTATAAGAATGGCGATCTACTGATAGACGCTTTAAAACTGGAGCAACCTGATGTGCTGCTATTGGATATTCAGATGCCTGGTAAGAACGGAATTGAGCTGGCCGGGATCATTTCTAAAAAATATCCGGCCATAAAAATCATTGCGCTTACCAATGTAGATGTGCTGGTGCAGGTAAAGAAAATGTTGAAACAGGGATGCATGGGCTACCTGTTGAAAGACGTAGAACCAGACATATTATTAAAAG encodes the following:
- a CDS encoding response regulator, translating into MIKVAIADDHFIVLNGVQKILASTNDITLTGSYKNGDLLIDALKLEQPDVLLLDIQMPGKNGIELAGIISKKYPAIKIIALTNVDVLVQVKKMLKQGCMGYLLKDVEPDILLKAIYTVNSGEQFIYEELKKQLINKMTFSASEKLITRREKEILQLITEEYTNPEIAAKLHISPHTVENHRNHLLQKLGVKNTAGLVKAAIEQGLV